The Candidatus Eisenbacteria bacterium genome includes a window with the following:
- a CDS encoding enoyl-CoA hydratase/isomerase family protein produces MKFANLLVERSDRVATVTVNRPDKLNALNHATLEDLSAAFTALAADADTGVVILTGAGAKSFVAGADISELAQLDVMGAREFARHGQAVLDKVEQCPKPVIGAVNGFALGGGCELCMATHIRLASANARFGQPEVNLGVIPGFAGTQRLSRLAGRGRALHMILTGDALTAEEAFQAGLVQRVLPSVEELRAEASRMAGTILSRGPLAVRLALQSVQRGLEMPFTQAQQYEGDLFALAYTSSDAREGLDAFLNKRKPAFRGL; encoded by the coding sequence ATGAAGTTTGCCAATCTGCTGGTGGAGCGCTCGGACCGCGTCGCCACGGTCACGGTCAACCGGCCCGACAAGCTGAACGCGCTGAACCACGCCACGCTCGAGGACCTGTCGGCGGCCTTCACCGCCCTGGCCGCCGACGCGGACACCGGCGTGGTGATCCTCACCGGGGCGGGGGCGAAGTCCTTCGTGGCCGGCGCGGACATCTCCGAGCTGGCGCAGCTCGACGTGATGGGCGCGCGCGAGTTCGCGCGCCACGGGCAGGCGGTGCTGGACAAGGTGGAACAGTGCCCCAAGCCGGTCATCGGCGCGGTGAACGGGTTCGCGCTGGGCGGGGGCTGTGAGCTGTGCATGGCCACGCACATCCGGCTGGCCTCGGCCAACGCGCGCTTCGGGCAGCCCGAGGTGAACCTGGGCGTCATCCCCGGCTTCGCCGGCACCCAGCGGTTGTCCCGGCTGGCGGGCAGGGGCCGCGCGCTGCACATGATCCTCACCGGCGACGCGCTCACCGCCGAGGAGGCCTTCCAGGCCGGGCTGGTGCAGAGGGTGCTGCCCTCGGTGGAGGAGCTGCGCGCCGAGGCGTCGCGCATGGCGGGGACCATCCTCTCGCGCGGCCCGCTGGCCGTGCGCCTGGCCCTGCAGTCGGTGCAGCGCGGGCTGGAGATGCCCTTCACCCAGGCGCAGCAGTACGAGGGTGACCTGTTCGCGCTGGCCTACACGTCCTCCGACGCGCGCGAGGGACTGGACGCCTTCCTGAACAAGCGCAAGCCCGCGTTCCGGGGCCTGTGA
- a CDS encoding M20 family metallo-hydrolase has product MVALQVALCAIPALCPTSGGEGELKKEQFLKSRVAELRPDLLTEVNAPDPRVPSGIRPTLVAKWKGADSSRTLWIMTHTDVVPPGEASLWTGDPWTARVQDGKIYGRGVEDNQQSLVASFFALKACLAEKVRFPLDVGLMFMADEETGSALGMAHVMDHTDLVRPGDLLVVPDGGSEDGGEVEIAEKGGAWIRVRTRGRQCHASTPQLGVNAFRAASALVVSLDGLYQEFPQSNPTFDPPVSTFEPTKKEPNVPNVNTIPGDDVFHVDCRVLPEIPLAEVVAAVRRRADAVEQKYGVKIDVEPGKLSHAAPPTPPDAPVVRLTTEALRTVYGVEPRLLGIGGGTVAAFPRRKGLPAVVIGRNRSMAHQPDEFCVIDYMIGDAKVFARMMGAAG; this is encoded by the coding sequence ATGGTGGCGCTGCAGGTGGCGCTGTGCGCCATTCCGGCGCTGTGCCCCACCTCGGGTGGCGAGGGCGAGCTGAAGAAGGAGCAATTCCTGAAATCGCGCGTCGCGGAGCTGCGCCCGGATCTTCTCACCGAGGTGAATGCCCCGGACCCGCGCGTGCCCTCGGGGATCCGGCCCACGCTGGTGGCGAAGTGGAAGGGCGCGGACTCGTCGCGCACCCTGTGGATCATGACCCACACCGACGTGGTGCCGCCCGGCGAGGCCAGCCTGTGGACCGGCGACCCGTGGACGGCGCGTGTCCAGGACGGGAAGATCTACGGGCGCGGGGTGGAGGACAACCAGCAGTCCCTGGTGGCCTCGTTCTTCGCGCTGAAGGCCTGCCTGGCGGAGAAGGTCCGCTTCCCGCTGGACGTGGGCCTGATGTTCATGGCCGACGAGGAGACCGGAAGCGCGCTGGGCATGGCCCACGTCATGGACCACACCGACCTGGTGCGCCCCGGCGACCTGCTGGTGGTGCCGGACGGCGGCAGCGAGGACGGGGGCGAGGTGGAGATCGCCGAGAAGGGCGGCGCCTGGATCCGGGTGCGCACGCGCGGCCGCCAGTGCCACGCCTCCACGCCGCAACTGGGCGTGAACGCGTTCCGCGCGGCCTCGGCGCTGGTGGTGTCGCTGGACGGGCTGTACCAGGAGTTTCCGCAGTCCAACCCGACGTTCGACCCGCCGGTCAGCACGTTCGAGCCCACCAAGAAGGAGCCCAACGTGCCGAACGTGAACACCATCCCGGGTGACGACGTGTTTCACGTGGACTGCCGCGTGCTGCCCGAGATCCCGCTCGCCGAGGTGGTGGCCGCGGTGCGCCGCCGGGCCGACGCGGTGGAGCAGAAGTACGGCGTGAAGATCGACGTGGAGCCCGGCAAGCTCTCGCACGCGGCCCCGCCGACGCCGCCCGACGCGCCGGTGGTGCGGCTCACCACCGAGGCGCTGCGCACCGTGTACGGCGTGGAGCCGCGGCTGCTGGGCATCGGCGGGGGCACCGTGGCGGCGTTCCCGCGCCGCAAGGGCCTTCCCGCGGTGGTCATCGGGCGCAACCGCTCGATGGCCCACCAGCCGGACGAGTTCTGCGTCATTGACTACATGATCGGCGACGCGAAGGTGTTCGCGCGCATGATGGGGGCCGCGGGCTAG
- a CDS encoding glycine--tRNA ligase subunit alpha: protein MTRTTPPTFQEMLLGLERFWVERGCVLAQPYSSEVGAGTFNPASFLRALGPEPWKVAYVEPSRRPKDGRYGENPNRFQQFFQYQVLLKPAPADVLDLYLQSLKAMGIDTEFHDIRFVEDDWESPTLGAWGLGWQVWMDGTEISQFTYFQQCGGIDLDVISAELTYGLERIALEVQGLERVHDVVMARDPAWPGGGVTWQDLWLRNEQEYSKYNFEEADVEQHFRMFEFYEKEAQRLLDLRLVMPGYDCVIKCSHAFNMLDARGAISVSERVGYIARVRKVARKAAVGFLKQREEMGFPLGRADGRGGSAAELPAAPPAAKRRAAGAEGAVGA, encoded by the coding sequence ATGACCCGCACCACGCCGCCCACGTTCCAGGAAATGCTGCTGGGCCTCGAACGCTTCTGGGTGGAGCGCGGTTGCGTGCTGGCCCAGCCCTACAGCAGCGAGGTGGGCGCCGGCACGTTCAACCCGGCCTCGTTCCTGCGCGCGCTGGGCCCCGAGCCGTGGAAGGTGGCCTATGTGGAGCCCTCGCGCCGCCCCAAGGACGGCCGCTACGGGGAGAACCCCAACCGCTTCCAGCAGTTCTTCCAGTACCAGGTGCTGCTCAAGCCGGCGCCGGCGGACGTGCTGGACCTTTATCTCCAGAGCCTCAAGGCCATGGGCATCGACACCGAGTTCCACGACATCCGCTTCGTCGAGGACGACTGGGAAAGCCCCACGCTGGGCGCCTGGGGCCTGGGCTGGCAGGTGTGGATGGACGGTACCGAGATCAGCCAGTTCACCTACTTCCAGCAGTGCGGCGGGATTGACCTGGACGTGATCTCCGCGGAGCTGACCTACGGGCTGGAGCGCATCGCGCTGGAGGTGCAGGGGCTGGAGCGCGTCCACGACGTGGTGATGGCGCGCGACCCGGCGTGGCCCGGCGGGGGGGTGACGTGGCAGGACCTGTGGCTGCGGAACGAGCAGGAGTACTCGAAGTACAACTTCGAGGAAGCCGACGTGGAACAGCACTTCCGCATGTTCGAGTTCTACGAGAAGGAGGCGCAGCGGCTGCTGGACCTGCGCCTGGTGATGCCCGGCTATGACTGCGTGATCAAGTGTTCGCACGCCTTCAACATGCTGGACGCGCGCGGCGCCATCTCGGTGAGCGAGCGCGTGGGCTACATCGCGCGCGTGCGCAAGGTGGCGCGCAAGGCGGCCGTGGGGTTCCTGAAGCAGCGCGAGGAGATGGGCTTCCCGCTGGGCCGCGCCGACGGCCGGGGCGGGTCCGCGGCGGAACTCCCGGCGGCCCCGCCGGCGGCGAAGCGGCGCGCGGCCGGGGCGGAAGGGGCGGTGGGCGCATGA
- a CDS encoding HlyC/CorC family transporter has protein sequence MILVLVVVALAVTALFDALDTALLSVNRYRMKHLAEKGRRRGQAVVHALGNPMLMPGTTLVAVNLGIVVASSAATLWSLERFGRWGPVGAEVVLTPVVLVLAEILPKLYGRKHADRLALGLIPVLYAFYYALYAFTWAVTVSARAVLRALGAGRGSARFLFTRDELEALVSESERAGAVEPEQGRILSSVFVFGETRLEEVMVPRTEIAAVEKTETLRETLHAFRRHGFSRMPVYDEHPDRIVGMVHVFDLFRVEDWDQTVETVIHPVLFVPEARKCDDLLKDMQLRHVHMAVVLDEYGGTAGIVGFEDLVEELVGEIADEHEETGQELRSEGPGVFLADAQSKVDEVNEQLGLALPEGDYETLAGLLLERMGRIPRRGERLALPGVEIEVTIADRRRVKQVRLRQTSEGGA, from the coding sequence GTGATCCTGGTGCTCGTGGTCGTGGCGCTGGCGGTCACCGCGCTCTTCGACGCGCTCGACACCGCGCTGCTCTCGGTGAACCGCTACCGCATGAAGCACCTCGCCGAGAAGGGCCGCCGGCGCGGGCAGGCGGTGGTGCACGCGCTGGGCAATCCCATGCTCATGCCCGGCACCACGCTGGTGGCCGTGAACCTGGGCATCGTGGTGGCGTCCTCGGCCGCCACGCTGTGGTCCCTGGAGCGGTTCGGGCGCTGGGGCCCGGTGGGCGCGGAAGTGGTGCTCACCCCGGTGGTGCTGGTGCTGGCCGAGATCCTGCCCAAGCTCTACGGCCGCAAGCACGCCGACCGGCTGGCCCTGGGCCTCATCCCGGTCCTGTACGCCTTCTACTACGCGCTGTACGCATTCACCTGGGCCGTGACGGTGAGCGCCCGGGCGGTGCTGCGCGCCCTGGGCGCCGGCCGCGGCAGCGCGCGCTTCCTGTTCACGCGCGACGAGCTGGAGGCCCTGGTCAGCGAGAGTGAGAGGGCCGGCGCGGTGGAGCCCGAGCAGGGGCGGATCCTCTCCAGCGTGTTCGTCTTCGGCGAGACGCGCCTCGAGGAAGTGATGGTGCCGCGCACCGAGATCGCCGCCGTGGAGAAGACCGAGACGCTGCGCGAGACGCTGCACGCCTTCCGGCGCCACGGCTTCTCCCGCATGCCGGTCTACGACGAGCACCCCGACCGCATCGTCGGCATGGTGCACGTATTCGACCTGTTCCGCGTGGAGGACTGGGACCAGACCGTGGAGACGGTCATCCACCCGGTGCTGTTCGTGCCCGAGGCCCGCAAGTGCGACGACCTGCTCAAGGACATGCAGCTCAGGCACGTGCACATGGCGGTGGTGCTGGACGAGTACGGCGGCACCGCCGGCATCGTGGGCTTCGAGGACCTGGTGGAGGAGCTGGTGGGCGAGATCGCCGACGAGCACGAGGAGACCGGCCAGGAGCTGCGCTCCGAGGGGCCGGGGGTGTTCCTGGCCGACGCGCAGTCCAAGGTGGACGAGGTGAACGAGCAGCTGGGCCTGGCCCTGCCGGAAGGCGACTACGAGACGCTGGCCGGGCTGCTGCTCGAGCGGATGGGGCGGATCCCGCGGCGCGGGGAGAGGCTGGCGCTGCCGGGCGTGGAGATCGAAGTGACCATCGCCGACCGGCGCCGGGTGAAGCAGGTGCGGCTGCGGCAGACTTCCGAGGGCGGCGCGTGA
- a CDS encoding PaaI family thioesterase, with product MSPASATEDDRWCFACGTENPIGLRLDFELDGSGFLLTRFTPGREHQSYAGRMHGGLVGLVLDELMVRLLHMLGRRALTSEITVRLHRPTPTGHEVLWKGWIEADRGRVVDTRAEARVAATGELLATASARCMRVRD from the coding sequence ATGAGCCCGGCTTCCGCCACCGAGGACGACCGCTGGTGTTTCGCCTGTGGCACCGAGAACCCCATCGGTCTGCGGCTGGACTTCGAGCTGGACGGCTCGGGGTTCCTGCTCACCCGGTTCACACCGGGCCGCGAGCACCAGAGCTACGCGGGGCGCATGCACGGGGGCCTGGTGGGGCTGGTGCTGGACGAGCTGATGGTGCGTCTGCTGCACATGCTGGGCCGGCGGGCGCTCACCTCGGAGATCACGGTGCGCCTGCACCGCCCCACTCCGACCGGACACGAGGTGCTGTGGAAAGGCTGGATCGAGGCGGACCGCGGCCGCGTGGTGGACACCCGGGCCGAGGCGCGCGTGGCGGCCACCGGGGAGCTGCTGGCGACCGCGAGCGCGCGGTGCATGCGGGTGCGCGACTGA
- the tig gene encoding trigger factor yields the protein MELKQHENWKRSVDVEVPVEVVQRHIDGLVQKYQRRMSLPGFRKGKAPESLVRSTLSDSLDQEVLDLVLPESFAEALRHAGVDPDTALRPRVEDLHYHAGQPLRFTAFFEVRPSLEPRDYKGLELTQEVTEVGEEDVARILEDLRQRSAEYPVSEAPAGLEAVVIVDYDARDEAGQPVADGKRHDYPLELGARGLLPEFRDGLLGARAGEGRTLTVDYPAEFGNPKLAGRKVRYDMKIKEVREKKLPELDDNFASTRFGAKDLEDFRTRIRLRLEGEERFAARERLEAAVAEEVVRRNDFAPPESMVEDLLDRLVERAREENKEVSDEDVARVRTEYRPAAERSVKRQLLWEALARAEKLAPSKEEMDAEVTRIVQAGAAEAQAEGRGAPDEAVVRTPRNLARIEDALTDRKVYEFLVNAAQVKTVSRPRASQPASS from the coding sequence GTGGAACTGAAACAGCACGAGAACTGGAAGCGCTCGGTGGACGTCGAAGTCCCCGTGGAGGTGGTGCAGCGCCACATTGACGGGCTGGTGCAGAAGTACCAGCGCCGGATGAGCCTGCCGGGATTCCGCAAGGGCAAGGCGCCCGAGAGCCTGGTGCGCTCCACGCTGTCCGACAGCCTGGACCAGGAGGTGCTGGACCTGGTGCTGCCCGAGTCCTTCGCCGAGGCGCTGCGCCACGCGGGCGTGGACCCCGACACCGCGCTGCGCCCCCGCGTGGAGGACCTGCACTACCACGCCGGGCAGCCGCTGCGCTTCACCGCGTTCTTCGAGGTGCGGCCCTCGCTGGAGCCCCGGGACTACAAGGGCCTGGAGCTGACCCAGGAGGTGACCGAGGTGGGCGAAGAGGACGTCGCCCGCATCCTGGAGGATTTGAGGCAGCGGAGCGCCGAATACCCGGTGTCGGAGGCCCCGGCGGGGCTGGAGGCTGTGGTGATCGTGGACTACGACGCCCGGGACGAGGCCGGCCAGCCGGTCGCCGACGGCAAGCGCCACGACTATCCGCTGGAATTGGGCGCGCGAGGGCTGCTCCCGGAGTTCCGGGACGGCCTGCTGGGCGCCCGCGCGGGGGAGGGGCGCACGCTGACGGTGGATTATCCCGCGGAATTCGGGAATCCGAAGCTGGCGGGCAGAAAGGTCCGTTACGACATGAAGATCAAGGAGGTTCGGGAGAAGAAGCTCCCCGAACTGGACGATAACTTCGCCAGCACGCGTTTCGGCGCGAAGGACCTGGAGGACTTCCGCACCCGTATCCGGTTGCGGCTGGAGGGCGAGGAGCGGTTTGCGGCGCGCGAGCGCCTGGAGGCCGCGGTGGCCGAAGAGGTCGTTCGGCGCAACGACTTCGCCCCGCCCGAATCCATGGTGGAGGACCTCCTGGACCGGCTGGTGGAGCGCGCCCGGGAGGAGAACAAGGAAGTCTCCGACGAGGACGTCGCCCGCGTCCGGACCGAGTACCGGCCCGCCGCGGAGCGCTCGGTGAAGCGCCAGCTCCTGTGGGAGGCCCTGGCGCGCGCCGAGAAGCTGGCGCCGTCGAAGGAGGAGATGGACGCCGAGGTCACCCGCATCGTGCAGGCGGGGGCGGCGGAGGCGCAGGCGGAGGGGCGGGGCGCCCCGGACGAGGCCGTGGTTCGCACTCCCAGGAACCTGGCCCGGATCGAGGACGCGCTCACCGACCGCAAGGTGTACGAGTTCCTGGTGAACGCGGCGCAGGTGAAGACCGTCAGCCGGCCGCGGGCGTCCCAGCCCGCGTCCTCCTGA
- a CDS encoding HEAT repeat domain-containing protein — MTAGLRWVGRARGCAGWIVGAGLVAGASLAAGTGRAGPAPPAQAGAAAQTGAKTSQAGALVAQTVPEPPDSAVLAALGDSSLAAREWGYAEAGRRRLAAAVPLALRRLEAGELADGREYMAAEAYAMIRMLGAVGDTAALRPLSELTKYPDFTTRVEAVRALGALTDSRAAPLLRAMARGPCRRIPYALLQALAFSLGRIGDSTDAPLFRRWAHQCPRIRNEALEGLGLTSGMDALRREVRAILGPHPPRKLAHELHLLEIGVQHERLEREGKI; from the coding sequence GTGACCGCCGGGTTGCGGTGGGTCGGGCGTGCGCGGGGCTGCGCCGGTTGGATCGTGGGCGCGGGCCTCGTCGCGGGGGCCAGTCTTGCGGCCGGGACCGGCCGGGCCGGCCCGGCGCCTCCCGCGCAGGCCGGGGCGGCGGCGCAGACCGGGGCGAAAACGTCGCAGGCCGGGGCGTTGGTGGCGCAGACCGTCCCGGAGCCGCCGGACTCGGCGGTCCTGGCGGCCCTAGGCGACTCCTCGCTCGCGGCCCGCGAGTGGGGCTACGCCGAGGCGGGTCGGCGGCGGCTCGCCGCCGCGGTTCCCCTGGCGCTGCGGCGTCTGGAGGCGGGGGAGCTGGCCGACGGGCGGGAGTACATGGCCGCCGAGGCCTACGCGATGATCCGCATGCTGGGGGCCGTGGGAGACACGGCCGCCCTGCGGCCGCTGAGCGAGCTCACGAAGTACCCCGACTTCACCACGCGCGTCGAGGCGGTGCGCGCGCTGGGCGCGCTCACGGACTCGCGGGCCGCGCCGCTGCTGCGCGCCATGGCCCGCGGGCCGTGCCGCCGGATTCCCTACGCGCTCCTCCAGGCGCTGGCGTTTTCCCTGGGACGGATCGGGGACTCCACGGACGCCCCGCTGTTCCGCCGGTGGGCGCACCAGTGCCCGAGGATCCGCAACGAGGCGCTGGAAGGCCTGGGGCTGACCTCCGGGATGGACGCCCTGCGCCGGGAGGTCCGGGCCATCCTGGGCCCGCATCCCCCCCGGAAGCTGGCCCACGAGCTCCACCTGCTGGAGATCGGGGTGCAGCACGAGCGGCTGGAGCGGGAGGGGAAGATATGA
- a CDS encoding glycine--tRNA ligase subunit beta: MSGGNFLLEIGVEELPADYVRRAWQELARSRALTEALGGAGAFRMLGAEHGLYTPRRLAIVAAGVPEKHPDQELEVTGPGRKVAFDAEGRPTRALEGFLKGQGVSLEQIHFVQTPKGEYVAARVTRTGASVREALQKAIPEALAALSFPKTMRWEPTGARFARPVRWIVALLDGRPLEVSFADVTSGVRTAGHRFFHPGFFELKGLGRGAAGEKLLEGYLAALRERGVMVSAADRRREIRAGLRRLAAAAGGTLLEDEELVEITADLVEWPAVVCGGFDPAYLDLPREVIVTAMREHQRYFAVLDAGGSLKPAFLCVANACRAYLEERLGQDVAGGLARGLHAILESAEPGALGEVQRHPERARETTLSALDEVLSPIARGNERVLKARLDDARFYWDTDLARWRKTVAAPAEEQAEPLKGIVWLEGWGSVHEKAGRVSRLARSIGAAAGVAPGSVAALERAAWLMKLDLTAEMIKDGKEFTSLEGRMGALYAERCGEAAEVTGPMAEHYLPRESVTEAGDRAFLVTGGEAAAGAAEVRSKLHSTREARALALLDKLDSVAGFFAAGRIPKGSEDPFGVRRAGNGLVALLLADHMALPRAHVEEALRGYGERVPADALPGLSAQVFTFLAARLRAFLADYSTEAVNAALEAGRILEGEVFDPLDAAARARVMHDLLGGGGADARAREELYGLSTLYKRVSNILKESNLDPSDGTEDGLEPGDRKLWDALEEVSPRVLECYRGRRYDEALGELLRLRAPIDQFFLDVLVMAEDPAVRDRRLKLLRRTQRLLLGGWDFSQVSVPASAS, encoded by the coding sequence ATGAGCGGCGGGAACTTCCTGCTGGAAATCGGCGTCGAGGAACTCCCGGCGGACTACGTGCGGCGCGCGTGGCAGGAACTGGCGCGTTCGAGGGCGCTGACCGAGGCGCTCGGCGGGGCCGGCGCGTTCCGCATGCTGGGGGCGGAGCACGGGCTGTACACGCCGCGGCGCCTGGCGATCGTGGCCGCGGGCGTGCCGGAAAAGCACCCCGACCAGGAGCTGGAAGTCACCGGCCCGGGCCGCAAGGTCGCCTTCGACGCCGAGGGCAGGCCGACGCGGGCGCTGGAGGGATTCCTCAAGGGCCAGGGCGTGTCGCTGGAGCAGATCCACTTCGTGCAGACGCCCAAGGGCGAGTACGTGGCCGCGCGTGTGACCCGCACCGGCGCCTCGGTGCGCGAGGCGCTGCAGAAAGCCATCCCCGAGGCCCTGGCGGCGCTGTCATTTCCCAAGACCATGCGCTGGGAGCCCACGGGCGCGCGCTTCGCGCGGCCGGTGCGCTGGATCGTGGCGCTGCTGGACGGCCGGCCGCTGGAAGTGTCCTTCGCCGACGTGACCTCGGGGGTGCGCACCGCCGGCCACCGCTTCTTCCACCCGGGCTTCTTCGAGCTGAAGGGCCTGGGCCGCGGCGCGGCGGGGGAGAAGCTGCTGGAGGGCTACCTGGCCGCGTTGCGCGAGCGCGGCGTGATGGTGAGCGCCGCGGACCGCCGCCGCGAGATCCGCGCCGGGCTGCGCCGCCTGGCGGCCGCCGCCGGCGGGACGCTGCTCGAGGACGAGGAACTGGTGGAGATCACAGCCGACCTGGTGGAGTGGCCCGCCGTGGTGTGCGGCGGGTTCGACCCCGCCTACCTGGACCTGCCGCGCGAGGTCATCGTTACCGCCATGCGCGAGCACCAGCGCTACTTCGCGGTGCTCGACGCCGGCGGGAGCCTGAAGCCCGCGTTCCTCTGCGTGGCCAACGCCTGCCGCGCGTACCTGGAGGAGCGGCTGGGACAGGACGTGGCCGGGGGACTGGCGCGCGGGTTGCACGCCATCCTGGAGTCCGCGGAGCCCGGCGCGCTGGGGGAGGTGCAGCGCCACCCCGAGCGGGCGCGCGAGACCACGCTCTCGGCGCTGGACGAGGTGCTCTCACCCATCGCGCGCGGCAACGAGCGCGTGCTCAAGGCGCGCCTCGACGACGCGCGCTTCTACTGGGACACCGACCTCGCGCGCTGGCGCAAGACCGTCGCCGCCCCCGCCGAGGAGCAGGCGGAGCCGCTGAAGGGCATCGTGTGGCTGGAGGGCTGGGGCAGCGTGCACGAGAAGGCCGGGCGCGTGTCGCGCCTGGCGCGCTCGATCGGCGCCGCGGCGGGCGTGGCGCCGGGCTCGGTGGCCGCGCTGGAGCGCGCGGCGTGGCTGATGAAGCTCGACCTGACCGCCGAGATGATCAAGGACGGCAAGGAGTTCACCAGCCTCGAGGGCCGCATGGGCGCGCTGTACGCCGAGCGCTGCGGGGAAGCGGCCGAGGTGACCGGGCCCATGGCGGAGCACTACCTGCCGCGCGAGTCGGTGACCGAAGCCGGGGACCGCGCCTTCCTGGTCACCGGGGGGGAAGCCGCGGCGGGAGCCGCGGAGGTGCGGAGCAAGCTGCACTCCACGCGCGAGGCGCGCGCGCTGGCGCTGCTCGACAAGCTGGACTCGGTGGCCGGCTTCTTCGCCGCCGGTCGCATCCCCAAGGGCTCCGAGGACCCCTTCGGCGTGCGCCGCGCGGGCAACGGGCTGGTGGCGCTGCTGCTGGCCGACCACATGGCGCTGCCCCGCGCGCACGTGGAGGAGGCCCTGCGCGGCTATGGCGAGCGAGTGCCCGCCGATGCGCTGCCCGGGCTCTCCGCGCAGGTGTTCACGTTCCTCGCCGCGCGGCTTCGCGCGTTTCTGGCCGACTACTCCACCGAGGCGGTCAACGCCGCGCTGGAGGCCGGCCGAATCCTGGAAGGCGAGGTGTTCGATCCGCTGGATGCGGCCGCCCGCGCCCGGGTGATGCACGACCTCCTGGGCGGTGGGGGCGCCGACGCCCGGGCCCGCGAGGAGCTCTACGGCCTGTCCACGCTGTACAAGCGAGTCTCCAACATATTGAAAGAAAGCAACTTAGACCCAAGCGACGGCACCGAGGACGGTCTTGAGCCCGGGGACCGAAAGCTGTGGGACGCCCTTGAGGAGGTCTCCCCGCGGGTGCTAGAATGCTACCGTGGTCGGCGCTACGACGAGGCGCTGGGCGAACTACTCCGCCTGCGCGCCCCGATTGACCAGTTCTTCCTGGATGTCCTGGTGATGGCCGAGGACCCGGCCGTGCGGGACAGGCGGTTGAAGCTGCTGCGCCGCACCCAGAGGCTGCTGCTGGGCGGTTGGGATTTCTCGCAGGTCTCCGTGCCAGCTTCCGCGTCCTGA
- the clpP gene encoding ATP-dependent Clp endopeptidase proteolytic subunit ClpP: protein MKIESPKNYVPMPFVIEQDGRTERQYDIYSRLLKDRIIFLGTAIDDTVANVVVAQMLFLEAQDPDRDIYLYLNSPGGIVNAGLAIYDTMQFIKAPVATICMGQCASMAAVLLAAGAPGKRSALPHSRIMIHQIMGGSQGQAADIEIATREILVLKSKLNQILATHTGQSVEKIDKDTDRNYFMSAEEAKTYGLVDEVFVKRQ from the coding sequence ATGAAGATCGAGAGCCCGAAGAACTACGTCCCGATGCCGTTCGTGATCGAGCAGGACGGCCGCACCGAGCGCCAGTACGACATTTACTCGCGTCTGCTCAAGGACCGCATCATCTTCCTGGGCACCGCGATCGACGACACCGTGGCGAACGTGGTGGTGGCGCAGATGCTGTTCCTGGAGGCCCAGGACCCGGACCGCGACATCTACCTGTACCTGAACTCGCCGGGCGGCATCGTGAATGCCGGGCTGGCGATCTACGACACCATGCAGTTCATCAAGGCCCCCGTGGCCACCATCTGCATGGGCCAGTGCGCCAGCATGGCGGCGGTGCTGCTGGCGGCGGGCGCGCCGGGCAAGCGCAGCGCGCTCCCGCACTCCCGGATCATGATCCACCAGATCATGGGCGGGTCGCAGGGCCAGGCCGCCGACATCGAGATCGCCACCCGGGAGATCCTGGTGCTCAAGTCCAAGCTCAACCAGATCCTGGCCACGCACACCGGCCAGAGCGTCGAGAAGATCGACAAGGACACCGATCGCAACTACTTCATGTCGGCCGAGGAGGCGAAGACCTACGGCCTGGTCGACGAAGTGTTCGTGAAGCGGCAGTAG
- the recO gene encoding DNA repair protein RecO, giving the protein MILSTEAIVLRTYPFGDTSRIAVLLTRDRGKMRVMAKGVRGPRSRMGSQLELFSVVQAVYYDKAGRELQLLKSADPLRVHPGLGADAAHLAFGSAALELCDQGVTGEESGPECFALLAEVLERLEHAGRDRLGLIFASFELEVAACLGYRAAFAACPGCGSSARERLRFHPEDGALVCAACAASRGPLETVSAGAADWLRYLNGDTATEPPMPGGDRGALREAARLIQLFLAAHLHNFRGLKSLEMLKRLEVRDEPGPAPAGPAIPTPEEPSP; this is encoded by the coding sequence TTGATCCTATCGACCGAAGCCATCGTCCTCCGGACCTACCCGTTCGGCGACACCAGCCGCATCGCGGTGCTGCTCACCCGTGACCGCGGCAAGATGCGCGTGATGGCCAAGGGCGTGCGCGGACCGCGCAGCCGGATGGGCTCGCAGCTGGAGCTCTTCTCGGTGGTGCAGGCGGTGTACTACGACAAGGCCGGCCGCGAGCTGCAGCTGCTCAAATCGGCGGACCCGCTGCGGGTGCACCCGGGGCTGGGGGCCGACGCGGCCCACCTGGCCTTCGGCAGCGCGGCGCTGGAACTGTGCGACCAGGGCGTGACCGGGGAGGAATCCGGGCCGGAGTGCTTCGCGCTGCTGGCGGAGGTGCTGGAGCGCCTCGAGCACGCCGGCCGCGACCGCCTGGGCCTGATCTTCGCCTCCTTCGAGCTGGAGGTGGCGGCGTGCCTGGGCTACCGGGCCGCCTTCGCGGCGTGCCCCGGGTGCGGCTCGAGCGCGCGCGAGAGGCTGCGCTTCCACCCGGAGGACGGCGCGCTGGTGTGTGCCGCGTGCGCCGCCTCGCGCGGCCCGCTGGAAACGGTGTCCGCCGGCGCGGCCGACTGGCTGCGATATCTCAACGGCGACACCGCCACCGAACCGCCCATGCCGGGCGGGGACCGCGGCGCGCTGCGCGAGGCGGCGCGCCTGATCCAGCTGTTCCTGGCCGCGCACCTGCACAACTTCCGCGGCCTCAAATCGCTCGAGATGCTCAAGCGTCTCGAGGTCCGGGACGAACCGGGCCCCGCGCCGGCGGGGCCAGCGATCCCAACACCTGAGGAACCGAGCCCATGA